A region from the Phycisphaerae bacterium genome encodes:
- a CDS encoding MFS transporter, whose translation MNFAFAFRALRHRNYRLFFAGQAISLIGTWITRVALGWLVYRLTGSAFMLGLVSFVSLVPTLLFTPAGGIAADRWNRHRVLICTQLGLMTTSLALAFFALRETITVYHIVVLGALQGLGNAFDIPARQAFVVEMVEGRDDLSSAIAMNSMIFNSARLIGPSIAGVLVALFGEGLCFLIDGISFLAVVSALGAMRVPPREAPETHPHVLHDLREGLSAAFGFAPIRSILLLTALTSLVGMPYAVLMPVFADRILGGGAVTLGFLMAASGVGALLGALALAMRKSVLGLGRIIAACSCLFGVSLILFGLSRVLWLSLALLVLAGFGMMVQTAASNTVVQTIVDDKMRGRVMGFFAMAFMGTMPFGSLIAGTLARHFGAPATVMLGGVLCILAGLRFGSLLGRLRPLVRPIYAAQGILPPLAEGVGSTAGIAAEQAPSGQPG comes from the coding sequence ATGAACTTCGCCTTCGCATTCCGCGCCCTCCGGCATCGCAACTACCGCCTCTTCTTCGCCGGGCAGGCGATCTCCTTGATCGGCACGTGGATCACGCGCGTCGCCCTCGGATGGCTGGTGTATCGCCTCACGGGCTCGGCGTTCATGCTCGGACTGGTGAGCTTCGTGAGCCTCGTGCCCACACTCCTGTTTACCCCGGCGGGAGGCATTGCCGCCGATCGCTGGAACCGCCATCGCGTGCTGATCTGCACCCAGCTCGGCCTCATGACCACCTCGCTGGCGCTGGCCTTCTTCGCCCTTCGGGAGACGATCACCGTGTACCACATCGTGGTGCTCGGCGCACTCCAGGGGCTGGGCAACGCCTTCGACATTCCCGCCCGCCAGGCGTTTGTCGTGGAAATGGTCGAGGGGCGCGACGATCTGAGCAGCGCCATCGCCATGAACTCCATGATCTTCAACAGCGCCCGGTTGATCGGCCCCTCCATCGCCGGTGTGCTGGTCGCGCTGTTCGGCGAGGGTCTTTGCTTTCTGATCGACGGGATAAGCTTCCTCGCGGTGGTATCGGCGCTGGGAGCGATGCGCGTCCCGCCGCGGGAGGCGCCGGAAACGCACCCGCATGTTCTGCATGACCTGCGCGAAGGGCTCTCGGCCGCATTCGGTTTCGCCCCCATTCGGTCGATTCTGCTGCTCACCGCGCTGACCAGCCTGGTGGGCATGCCCTACGCGGTGCTGATGCCGGTTTTTGCCGACCGCATCCTGGGCGGTGGTGCCGTGACACTGGGATTTCTCATGGCGGCCTCGGGCGTTGGAGCGCTGCTCGGAGCGCTGGCGCTGGCCATGCGCAAGAGCGTGCTCGGATTGGGCCGAATCATCGCCGCCTGCTCCTGTCTGTTCGGTGTTTCGCTGATCCTGTTCGGGCTGTCGCGCGTTCTCTGGCTATCGCTGGCGCTACTGGTTCTGGCGGGATTCGGCATGATGGTGCAGACCGCAGCAAGCAACACGGTGGTGCAGACCATTGTCGATGACAAGATGCGCGGCCGTGTCATGGGGTTCTTTGCGATGGCGTTCATGGGCACGATGCCGTTCGGCAGCCTGATCGCCGGCACACTTGCCCGCCACTTCGGCGCACCGGCGACGGTTATGCTGGGGGGCGTGCTGTGCATCCTGGCGGGACTGCGCTTCGGAAGCCTCCTTGGACGTTTGAGGCCGCTGGTTCGAC